The DNA window tgttagatttaaaatttgtttacaaaaagtgttaaaaaataaaaaattcaccaTAGCAGCCCTGGAGGCTTTGGTCTTGCAGTCTTATAACCGTCATCTTATGAACTTTACGATATTAAATAGAATAATTTACCCAATTTATGTGAAGTCATGTTTCTTGATTCTACATGTCGAtggttttattttgtttttctgtATCCTGACCGTCCTTTTGAATTGACCTGTTTTTTATTTTCAGTGAATcctgttttctttcttgtttccGTCCTTCCTGATTTCGATTTTGTTTCCATAATAAAATGTGAACTTCAAAATGGGGGAGGGTTTATCCCCCATGGATCTCGTTTGTTTCCAACCCTAAATATATGATTGTTCATTGTCGTAGCTGGCGCATAATGGTACAAAGGGAGAGGGCTTGCTTCATTTCTTGGATGCTACAGTGTCAGAGTTTTGTCGCATATTAACTCAGAATCTTGTGCAACAGCTTACATTTTGGACCTATTCAGAAAAACTCTCAGAACAGCTTCCAGGCTAAATCTAGGAGAAGCTTCTACAAAATAGTTTTTATTGAGAATTAATTTTACACTAGTTTTGTGAAGTGATTCTTTGAAACAAATTAGGGAGTTGGGAGTTCAAAAAAAGTAGCTTATCAAGATTCATTCTACTCACATAGTCATGGTATACATAGAGTTTACTCTAAAGAATTGTAGAGAAGCCTTTTCAGTCCCTAAGAGAATCAATTTTCACAAAGAATCTGAAGCTTTACTAAACATGCCCTTCAAATACATATCAACTGATAATCTTGTGAAGCAGCTTACGCAACAACCAAAGGACCTTTTGTGGTGAGCCACATGCCCACATGGATGGGTAGCAAAGCTACGCCCCGTTTGCTtgtcttataagccgtactttttcagtcaacaaaCAATATtattctttcacaataaatcagccaacagtactttcagtcatgccttatcagtCAAACGAACAGAGCACTAGACGGAAACTGAACACGCTTCTATGCTTTTATACTATGAAGAAACTATGGAGTTGCAAGCCAGTTTTTTGTGGTCAAACACGCATGGGTCGGCAAAACTAGGCGGGGGGAAGAAACACCCCCTTATACTCTGGAGACACTACAAAAGAGTTGGGCATTTCCGGCTCATCATGGTTGGATTGGATGGACTTATATTTGAAGTCGCTACGAAAAAGTTGCGGCATTTTCGTGATTAGTTTGATTCCAGCGTCTCTGTATTGCTCCGCGTTTTTATAAGCTAAATTGCATAGTTTTGAATGACTCATAAGAAAATACAAATTGATCTCATTTGCGGAAGGGGTTCAGTTACATTCCTGCCATCTGGTTACACCTAGATTAcacgagagagaaaaaaaaacaatccGTAAAACACTAAACCTGATGCTGTGGACATAGCTCTGTTTTTCTAAGGTCTTGAATTTGCTTTCAAAGTTTGGACAAACATAGAACATATCAATGTTTTAAAAAAAAACGATAACTGACATATTTTCACCTAATAAGTTGTACTCGTAGAAAATAGATGACGGGGCATCCCAACACTCACATATATATTAAGTTGGACTCGTAGAAAATAGATGACGTGGCATCCCAAAATTCACATATATATGACCTTGCTTCAGTTGTCAGTTGGTCACTTGGGACTATAAAGTTTCCAATGAAATTTACTCTGATGTCTTGTATATATATCCTCTTTATGAATGGGCAACTTGGTGTTGCTGGTATTCTGTATCGGCGGTTCTTTCCTAATTGTGTGCCCGTTTGGAAGTTATCTCCGACTCTATTCCACGAAGGACTATATATAGAAATATAGTCTCAAGGAAAATATAATAAGGATTTCAAAAGAAGATCTTTATTACTCCCGAATAGGCGTGAACACATCCTTGTCACATGAGCTTCACCAGAGCAATTTTATTGTATAGAGAAAAACAGAATACAATGGTGTCGCTCCACGCATTTATGTCATTCAGAAACAAGCCACGCTTGAGAGTATTATTTTGCAGGCTGAAGGAATCCTTTGATGTCGAAAGATCCATCAGCATCAGTTTTTGTGATCACACCCTACAAATCAATCAAAAACCCCTAGTCAGCCAAAAACATACCAGCAATGTTCTCTGCAAAATTGCTGATCAATAAAGAAACATTCGAGAAGGGGAGAGAAGATACCTTTTCTGTTATGATTGCAGTGATCAGATTTGCTGGAGTAACATCGAAAGCTGGGTTCCAGACTGATATACCAGATGCAGCAACTTGCTTTCCTAAACCACCTTCAGAGTCCAGCAACTCCTTGGGTGATCTTTCCTCTATGACTATTTCATCCCCAGATGGGAGGGAGAGATCAATGGAAGTTACCAGTGCTGCCACATAGAACTGGACGCTGTGATGCTTCGCGGAGATGGCGAGGTTGTATGTACCAATCTTGTTGGCTGTGTCACCTTGAAATTTCATAAAGGAAACACAATTAACAGTAGGAATATTTAGTTATACATTGGTCATAGAAATGATGTGGACGTTTACCATTTGCTGCTATTCGATCAGCACCAACGATGACAGCCTGAACATGCCCTTGTTTCATcaatgcagcagcagcagaatcTGCTATCAGTGTTGCAGGTATTTTTTCATGAACTAACTCGAAAGCTGTAAGCCTGGATCCCTGAAAATTGACAGTAAATCAGCATGCATGTTACTTCTCCATAAACAACACTGAATGTTTTTATCTCAATAATAGATGTTCAAGGTTGTAAGCAGTTGTCGCTATTGGAATTTTGACTGAAATAAATTGATATTCAGTAATCTAATCATTTAATATCATGGCAGAGATGTAAAAGCTGACATTTGACAAGCCAAGTCAAATGTCCAATGGCACTACAAACAGAGTATCAACCTGGTTAAATGGACGAGTTTCGGTGCAAAAGGCCTTCTCTAAAACTCCCCCCGAATGAAGAGTGCGTATAACCCCGAGGGCAGTTCCATAACCAGCAGTTGAAAGACTGGATTAGAGAGAAAGCAATAAAGTGAAACTGCATAAGGATTTGAGCATGATACATAGATAAAAAGTGATACAACTTGATTTACAAATTACCTGCCAGTATTACAATGGGTTAGAACAGATATCTTTTTTGAATTTGCAAGCTGCCTTTGAAGAAATACAGCTCCATGTGAGCCAATAGCTTTATTATCTGCCACATCATCAACAAGCATTGTCTCTGCGGCCTCAATGTAGACCTAATCGATCAAAGGAAATATATAACAGGTTAGCAAGAGGTACAATTTGTCCACCTAAACCAAAGAAGGAACCTTTTTTTCCCTCGTCATCAAAGAGAGTCATCTAATGCAACACAACCTTCTAGAATAACATGGTGAAGCTGGAATCAGCACACACTATCTTCAGTTGGTGTAAAAAGGATCAAACTTAAGTAGTTATATTCTATAACCAATAAACTTTCAaacatatgacatatagataCACAGTGTATGTGTATCAATATTCTCACCAAACTTCAGAAGAACTAAGAATATGAGGTTAACTCTACGGTTTAGTGTAAAAGCTTGAGGGGAAATTTGAAGTGTCACGGCTGCAAAAAGTGTTGATTCAACAGAAGTAATTTCTGGCTTCATGTTTGTATCATCTACTATCACTTCATCAGGTTGGTTAATTCCATATTCAGAAAATCGATGTTGCAGGACACATTAGATATGGTAAATTCACACAGACATAGTTTATTCATAATGATTCTG is part of the Miscanthus floridulus cultivar M001 chromosome 9, ASM1932011v1, whole genome shotgun sequence genome and encodes:
- the LOC136481879 gene encoding methylthioribose-1-phosphate isomerase-like isoform X4, translated to MRGDRDSNPEPSGHRRNAIRDMVVRGAPAIAIAAALALGVEVSDLDFIGTPGEAASFVSKKLEYLVSSRPSAVNLSDAATKLQTLVSKAAEYSKDSKAIFQVYIEAAETMLVDDVADNKAIGSHGAVFLQRQLANSKKISVLTHCNTGSLSTAGYGTALGVIRTLHSGGVLEKAFCTETRPFNQGSRLTAFELVHEKIPATLIADSAAAALMKQGHVQAVIVGADRIAANGDTANKIGTYNLAISAKHHSVQFYVAALVTSIDLSLPSGDEIVIEERSPKELLDSEGGLGKQVAASGISVWNPAFDVTPANLITAIITEKGVITKTDADGSFDIKGFLQPAK
- the LOC136481879 gene encoding methylthioribose-1-phosphate isomerase-like isoform X1, which translates into the protein MEAYPVQRAPALCGVWERVSVASLTLACEMRGDRDSNPEPSGHRRNAIRDMVVRGAPAIAIAAALALGVEVSDLDFIGTPGEAASFVSKKLEYLVSSRPSAVNLSDAATKLQTLVSKAAEYSKDSKAIFQVYIEAAETMLVDDVADNKAIGSHGAVFLQRQLANSKKISVLTHCNTGSLSTAGYGTALGVIRTLHSGGVLEKAFCTETRPFNQGSRLTAFELVHEKIPATLIADSAAAALMKQGHVQAVIVGADRIAANGDTANKIGTYNLAISAKHHSVQFYVAALVTSIDLSLPSGDEIVIEERSPKELLDSEGGLGKQVAASGISVWNPAFDVTPANLITAIITEKGVITKTDADGSFDIKGFLQPAK
- the LOC136481879 gene encoding methylthioribose-1-phosphate isomerase-like isoform X2; translation: MVGSDALQSIVYNRGSLRLLDQRKLPLEMDYIDVKSSAADGWNAIRDMVVRGAPAIAIAAALALGVEVSDLDFIGTPGEAASFVSKKLEYLVSSRPSAVNLSDAATKLQTLVSKAAEYSKDSKAIFQVYIEAAETMLVDDVADNKAIGSHGAVFLQRQLANSKKISVLTHCNTGSLSTAGYGTALGVIRTLHSGGVLEKAFCTETRPFNQGSRLTAFELVHEKIPATLIADSAAAALMKQGHVQAVIVGADRIAANGDTANKIGTYNLAISAKHHSVQFYVAALVTSIDLSLPSGDEIVIEERSPKELLDSEGGLGKQVAASGISVWNPAFDVTPANLITAIITEKGVITKTDADGSFDIKGFLQPAK
- the LOC136481879 gene encoding methylthioribose-1-phosphate isomerase-like isoform X3, which encodes MEAYPVQRAPALCGVWERVSVASLTLACEMRGDRDSNPEPSGHRRNAIRDMVVRGAPAIAIAAALALGVEVSDLDFIGTPGEAASFVSKKLEYLVSSRPSAVNLSDAATKLQTLVSKAAEYSKDSKAIFQVYIEAAETMLVDDVADNKAIGSHGAVFLQRQLANSKKISVLTHCNTGRVIRTLHSGGVLEKAFCTETRPFNQGSRLTAFELVHEKIPATLIADSAAAALMKQGHVQAVIVGADRIAANGDTANKIGTYNLAISAKHHSVQFYVAALVTSIDLSLPSGDEIVIEERSPKELLDSEGGLGKQVAASGISVWNPAFDVTPANLITAIITEKGVITKTDADGSFDIKGFLQPAK